The following DNA comes from Acidobacteriota bacterium.
CGCGAGAAATCCTGATGCGCGGAACCTTCTGCCGCTTATGTTGTTGCATGTCCTCGTAGGTTTGCTTTACTTCCTGCTTATTCCGAATGTGGTGAAAGAGTTATGTTTGACCAGCCCACGGTAGAGGTGCCGGCGGCAGTCCTGGCCGGGTTCTTGTCCTTTTTGTCCCCGTGCGTTCTGCCGCTCATTCCCGGCTACCTTTCCTTTATCTCCGGCCTCTCAATTGAGGAGCTCTCCGCCAAGGGGAAAGCGGCTTCGCATCTGGGCCGGCTGGTGGTCAACACGCTGTTCTTTGTGCTGGGTTTTTCGCTGGTGTTTATTACCCTGGGTGCGTTTGCAGGGGGCATCGGGGGCTGGCTCCGCCAGAACCTGTCGCTGTTCAACAAGATCGCCGGTGCCCTCGTCTTCGTGTTTGGTCTGCACGTGGCGGGCGTGCTGAGGATCAGGGCCCTTAACTATGAGAAACGCTTTAACTTAGGTGCCGCCAAGAAGAGGGGTGTTATCGGCTCGGCCGTTATCGGCATCGCCTTTGCCTTCGGCTGGACGCCGTGCATCGGACCCATCCTCGGGAGTATCCTCACCCTGGCCGCCCAGCAGAACAGTTCCAGCCAGGGCCTGATGTTGCTGGTCTTCTATTCAGCGGGTTTAGGCGTGCCGTTCATACTGACCGCCCTGCTTTTCAACTATCTCATTGGGGCTTTCGGATTTGTCAAGAGACACTTCCGGGCTGTGGAGATCATCTCGGGCGGTCTGCTCATGGCCGTCGGTGTGGCGATCTTCTTCAATTGGCTGCAGCGTCTCTCCGGCTTGCTGCTCGATCTGTTCCCCTCACTGGGTGAGATTGGTTAACGCCGAAGAAAATCCCTTTTTGCAGCCGTGCCGGCTTGACGCCTGTACGGCCGGCTTTTATATTGGCGCCAAATGAAGTCACCTAAGCATCCGAACCTATGACGGCAAAGAAGAAGACCGAGGCAGTAGTCGCAGTATGCATTCAGGAACCGCTCGAGGACGGTTCGCAAATGGACCTCGGCTCCATCGCCGGGGACGAGCTCAAGTTCCTCCATCAAGCCTTCATTACTGACACCATCACCAGCGTTCTTGGCATTAACGGCACTGACGTTCGGCTGTATGCGATTGACGTTTCTGAGCGGAAACGTTTCGTCCAGATTGTCACTGACTACCTGGCTTCAAAGCTGAGCGGCAAGAAGATGGAGAACTACAAGACGCGGTTCAAGAAGTTCGAGCAGACCCACGAGCGCTGGGGTATTCGTCTTCAAGCCGTCTTTGACGACTGCTTCAAGGCCGGCTACGGGCAGGTCCTCGTTGTCGGCAGCCGGACCCCGACTGTCACCACCCGCATGATAAAGACCGCCCTGAAAATGTTAAAAGAATCCGACGCCGTCTTTGGCCCGACCCCCGAGGGCCGGTACTATATGATCGGCATGTCCGGCTCGCCGCGAATCGATTTCGCCAGGTTTGACTGGAAATCACCGTCTATCTACAACGAGGTCGCCAGGGCGTTCGACGGGAGAAAATTGACCTGGTCGGAACTGGAAATCTGGTACGCGGTCGAGAGCCCGGATGACCTGGAATTGATGGCTCGTGACATAAACCAGTACCGGTTTGAAGGAGACGAGAGTACGGCGAGGGAAACCGAGATCGTCATGGAGCGGCTGCTCAACAAACTGGAGCTGTAATTGGAAAGACATCTGCACAAGCTCAACTGGCTCACTGTCAGGGACCTGGTCCCCGACAAGGTTGATACCGTCATCTTTCCAGTCGGGACCGTCGAAGCCCACGGGACCGCCTGCCTGGGTACCGACAATCTTATCCCGGAGACAATCGCCGACGGGATTGCCCGGCGCCTGAACGCCCTGATCGCCCCTACCGTGAATTACGGCGTGACCAGGTCGCTCTATCGGTACAATGGCAGCTGTACCGTCAAACCGTCCACGCTTCAGCTTTACGTGCGCGAGGTGCTGGATTCGTTCTCCGACATCGGCTTTCGTCACGTCATCCTGATGAACGGCCACGGTGGCAACAATGATGCTCTCAAGACCGTGGCACATGACTTTCACCGCGAAAGGGCCTGCAACATCGCGGTCATTCACTGGTGGGAGCTGTGCGCCGACATGACGCGGGAGTTCTTCGGTCACCGGGGTGGTCATGCAGGCACCGACGAAAGCGCCATGGTGCAGGCGGTCGACCCCGATCTGATCGACCGTGACGCGTATGACCCTGACCTGGCCTGGTACTTCCGGGACGGGGCAGACGTGTACCCGGTGCCCGGAACCATACTGCTGTACAAGGAAGGCGAGGGCTACCCGGAATTCGACGTGCCGAAAGCCCGCGCGTATCGCGAGGAAGTTATCGAACACGTCGGGCAATTCGCCGAAATGGTCGTTACCCGCTGGCGCAAATACATTCCGTAAGGGGCAACAGTCACAGGCAGGACCTGCCGTTTCGGTCAAGTCGCGGTTGCCGGTATCCCGACAAATAGACAGGCGGCTGGAAGGCGTCAGAAGTGATCGATGTAGGTCATCCGGACTTCACGGCTGAACATGTCTGATTCGCGGCGGTTGATCAGCAGGTCCTTGAACACCAGTTCGAGTTCCAGGTTCTCGGCGAACAGCCATTTGACCGACGTATTGAGGTAACCGCGCCCTTTACCGGTCACCGCCGCCGGCATGTTCCTATCGTCGTTCAATGCCGCGTCATACTCAAATACCAGGGCCAGGTTGTAATTGAAGGTGGCGTCAAAGCCGCCGAATACGTTGAGATCGTTGTCCCCGTCAACGTTGTCCTCGAGGGATCGGTTGATGCCTATGTGCCACCCGGCCGTCCATTTGTAAAAGTAGAAGCTGCGGCTGGCCACGCCATAGAAACCGCGCGACTTGAACGTATACCGGTCATGATCGTCGAGCCATGCCCCGAAACCCTGGTCCGAGAAGCCGACCGTTATCGCAGGAAAGTACTCCAACTCGTCGATCAGGCGGAACTTGAGGCTGAATCCGATCCGGTTGTTCCAGTTGGGGTCCGTGTTTGAAACGATGTTCTCTCCGCCGTACGAGATCCCGAGAGTGAATCGGCTCGACAGACCGATGTCCGTGTATCCCAGCCCGCCGCCGTTCGGGAATATGCGCACGCCGATGTTGTAATGCGCGCGGGGGAGAGTCCCGGCGGTCGGCACGTCCACCAGCCAGCGCGGGGGCACGTCGTACATGGTAAGGCGCCCCACCGGTTCAAGTTCCTGTCCCTGTGTTGACGCGCATGCGGATATCAGCAGCAGGATCAGCGCGAGGCGGTAGACCTGTCTCATAACATCACGTCCCCGTTTCAATTACCATCGGTTAACGATCATCTCCGGCGGCAGTATACCGTGGGCCGGGATCAAGTCAAACTAAAAACAGGGCACGCCGGTAAAACGCCCGGCCGACGGACGACCCAGAGGTCTGCTGCTGTCTTTCCTGTGGCCATGTCACCGGTCAAGGCACGTCTGTTTCCGTCAATGCCCGGCTATGACACAGTCGCTCGTTGACTTTACTCTGCTCCATGATGTATTCTAGAGAATGGATTTCCTGAAGCTGGGCGTAATCTTCATTGCCATCGTCATCGCGCTCAGGAAGAAGCTTTCGGTGGGTGTGACCCTTTTTGCCGCCGGTCTCTTAACTGCTCTTCTCTTCCGGGTTACGTTAGCCGCGCTTGTTGACGGCTACTGGGGGCTTGTCTCGTCGCAACGCTTTCTGGCCCTGACCTCGGTGATAATCCTGATCACCATCCTGGGGTCGCTCCTTAAGGAACTCGGCTGGCTGCAGAAGCTCTCCGAAGCGTGCCGGTCGCTTCGCGGCGGTCGGCGGACCGCCACCGCGGTGATGCCGCCGCTGATCGGTTTGATGCCCATGCCCGGCGGTTCGCTCCTTTCGGCTCCGTTGGTGGACAGTGTCCTGTCGGACGCGGAACATTCCCCCCACCTCAAGTGTGCCACCAACTACTGGTTTCGGCACATCGTGGAACACTTCATGCCTATATATCCCGGCATGATCCTCAGCGAGGCGATTACCGGCATGCCGGTTTCACGCCTGGCGATGATGCAGTCACCGCTCGCGCTTGCCATGGCGACCATTGGCGTTGTATTCTTCATCCGCAGGATCCGTAAGGACTCCGGCGGCCCGGGCGAATTCAGACGGCCAATTATCAGCATCATTCAGACCGTCTGGCCGATCCTTACGGCGATACTCTTGTACGGCGTCGTACGTCTGAACCTGTCGCTGGCCGTCCTGGTGTCGCTCCTGCTGCTGATGGCGGTGGCCCGGCCGAAAAGAAACCTCATCGTCCAGTCGGTCAGGAGCGGTCTGTCCTACAAGCTCATCTTTCTGGTTTTCGGTATCCTCTCCTTCCAGACCGTGCTGGACAGTTCCGGCGCCATCCTGTCGCTGCAACGTCTGTCCGTCGACTACCATTTCCCCGAGCAGGTGATTATCATCATCGTCTGTTTCACGGCCGGCCTTCTGACCGGCATGTTTTCCGCCTTCGTGGCCATCGGGTACTCGCTGCTGGCCGGTTTTCTCTACCAGCCGGTGATCAACCCGGCTAACATCTTTCTGGCCTACCTGTCCGGATACTTGGGCATGATGCTGTCGCCGGCCCACTTGTGCCTGATCGTCACCAACAGCTACTTCAGGAGCGATTTGCTGGCTGTCTATAAGTTGCTGGTCGGCCCGGCCGCTGTTCTCGGTCTGGCCGGCTATCTCCTTTACCTGTCAGGCTGGCCGGCCCTTTTCTAAAGGCAATCAGGTCGTCTCCCGATGATACCGGTGACGGATTCGGATCAGCTTTGAGCAAAAATCTTAACTTATTGTCGTACAAGGCAGTATATTGGCATGGCCGAGGAATTGGTTGGGAACTTTTGAAGCTCTTCCCGGTACCATAGTTAGAACTACTTGCAACGGGTGGCAAATGTCAAAGCCGACCGAAAAAGAGATCGACTACAAGCTGATGAGGGCCATTCAGAAGGGCGACATGGTGGCCTTCAACGAGATGGTCAACCGGTACAAGAACCGGCTGATGAACGTCATTGGCCGGATGCTGTCGTCGGCTGAGGAGGCCGAGGACATTGTGCAGGAGACGTTTATACGGGTATACCAGCACCGGCAATCGTTTAATTTTCAGCACTGCCTGTCGACCTGGATATACACGATCGGCCTGAATCTCGCCCGGAATGAGCTGCGCAAGAGACGGAAATTCAAGTTTTACGACATATCCGAGATGCAGGGGAATGAGACGGAGTTCGCCGTCGAGGCGAAGATTCCGAGTCGTTTGCCGGAGGTGCTCTCCGCAGCCGTGAAATCGCTGCCCGAGAAGTACCGGACGGCGTTCCTGCTTCGGGATATAGAAGAACAGCCATATGAAGAAGTCGCCAGGATCCTTGACGTACCCCTCGGGACCGTAAAGTCCCGCGTCAACCGGGCGCGACTCATGCTGCGTGATAAACTGCGGCCGAAACTGGAGGAATATAATGCGTTGTCGAAAGGTACGCTCCTTCCTGTCAGCTTACTGTAACGATGAGCTTACTGGTCGGAAGCGGCTGGCTGTTCGCGAGCATCTTTCGACCTGCTGCGACTGCCGAAGGGAAGAGGCCTTTTACCGGTCGATGAGGGCAGCCGCCGGCGAGTTGGCGGGGCTATCCGTGTCCTCGGACTTCAACACGCAACTGCTCAACCGCATCGCGCGGGAGCGGTTCGGGGAAACGCGTACGCGAGCCTACGTGCCCCGTCGGGCGCCGGTAGTGCGCTGGTCGCGAACGGTTCCCGTGCTGGCCATCGTGCCTGTCCTGGTGCTGGCCGCGGCCTACTGGCTTGCGGGTGGCTTGACGACCGGGCCGGTCGAGGTCGGCCCGTCGCCGTACGTTGTCGGCGATGACTACCTGACTGTTCAGCCCGCAAACAACCCCAACCTGACCGGGGCGTTGAAGAAGGACTGGTCGCTTGACAAACAACTCAGGTGGACTGACCGCATGGCCAGAATATCCAACTCGATCACCGAGCGTACCGGCTTCGGTAATCTCCACCTAGCCGGCAGTCTCGGCGACCGCGCCGGCGACCTGGGGCCGGGCATCCCGTACGTCACGACGTACTACCGCGTGCAGCCGATCATTCGAGTATACCAGTCGTCCCACCGGACGAGCGTACAGGAGGATGAAGAAGTCTACTAAAATGGTAACGTCATTCCTGGTGACCGTCAGGAAGAGCACCGCGGTGCTGCTGCTGGCGGTCTTTTTTTCTCCGGCCGCTCGGGCGGTCGACAGTTCCCTGTATTCCCTGGAGACCGGTCTGGGCGAGTTGATATACTCGCTTTCTCGGTCTTTGGTGACGGTGGAGTCGTTCAGCCGGGTTTCAGTCGGAGGCCCCGGCGCGCCCCATCACGAGGTGCTGCGAAACCTCATTGCTTCCGGTCTGATTGTGGATACGGCGGGACATATCCTGGTGGCTGCTGAAACGGTGCTGGGGCAGGACCGCGTGCTGGTGAAGTTTGAGAACAATCGGACGCCGGCCCGGCTGGTCGCCGTAGACTACCACAATATGCTGGCCCTGCTCGAGACCGGCCGGCGTCTCGGTGAACCGCTCGTCTATTCCGACGGCCACGGCTGCGCCGGGCAGGTGGTGCTGGCCATGGGTAATGCTTACGGTTTACGGGTATCGCCGACGCTCGGGATCTGCGCCGGGGCACGCGCCAACGGCGATCTGCAATTCTCAATTCCCATGACGTCCGGTGCCGTCGGCGGCGGTGTATTCGATCTCTCCGGTCGCCTTCTGGGCGTGATCACCGGCAGTCTTGGTGACCAGGGCCGGATCGTGCTCGCCGTGCCGGCCTACAGGGTCGAGCCGGTCGTTCAGTACCTGCTGACACGTGGCGACCGCTATCCCGGATTCGCCGGCATCCGGACGCGAGAAATAGAAATAGACCCGCCGATCAGAACCGAGCTTCCCCGTTCGCCCCTCGACGGCGGCGGGCAGACCGAGTTGTCCCTCGATGCCGGCATGGTGGTCACCGCCGTGCTGCCATTCTCCCCGGCGGAGCAGGCCGGGCTTCGCAAGGGTGATCTCATCTTCGCTCTCGGTGACCGGCGTATCCGCACCGGTGGCGAATTGTCCGGCATCATCAGGCAGTG
Coding sequences within:
- a CDS encoding S1C family serine protease codes for the protein MKKSTKMVTSFLVTVRKSTAVLLLAVFFSPAARAVDSSLYSLETGLGELIYSLSRSLVTVESFSRVSVGGPGAPHHEVLRNLIASGLIVDTAGHILVAAETVLGQDRVLVKFENNRTPARLVAVDYHNMLALLETGRRLGEPLVYSDGHGCAGQVVLAMGNAYGLRVSPTLGICAGARANGDLQFSIPMTSGAVGGGVFDLSGRLLGVITGSLGDQGRIVLAVPAYRVEPVVQYLLTRGDRYPGFAGIRTREIEIDPPIRTELPRSPLDGGGQTELSLDAGMVVTAVLPFSPAEQAGLRKGDLIFALGDRRIRTGGELSGIIRQCESGMVINVEVVRLNTHFSVPLTVGRREILRQGRPRDTADQSLDEQRQLVDSLSRVLERFREEVTRLERQLDGID
- a CDS encoding sigma-70 family RNA polymerase sigma factor, whose product is MSKPTEKEIDYKLMRAIQKGDMVAFNEMVNRYKNRLMNVIGRMLSSAEEAEDIVQETFIRVYQHRQSFNFQHCLSTWIYTIGLNLARNELRKRRKFKFYDISEMQGNETEFAVEAKIPSRLPEVLSAAVKSLPEKYRTAFLLRDIEEQPYEEVARILDVPLGTVKSRVNRARLMLRDKLRPKLEEYNALSKGTLLPVSLL
- a CDS encoding DUF401 family protein, which codes for MDFLKLGVIFIAIVIALRKKLSVGVTLFAAGLLTALLFRVTLAALVDGYWGLVSSQRFLALTSVIILITILGSLLKELGWLQKLSEACRSLRGGRRTATAVMPPLIGLMPMPGGSLLSAPLVDSVLSDAEHSPHLKCATNYWFRHIVEHFMPIYPGMILSEAITGMPVSRLAMMQSPLALAMATIGVVFFIRRIRKDSGGPGEFRRPIISIIQTVWPILTAILLYGVVRLNLSLAVLVSLLLLMAVARPKRNLIVQSVRSGLSYKLIFLVFGILSFQTVLDSSGAILSLQRLSVDYHFPEQVIIIIVCFTAGLLTGMFSAFVAIGYSLLAGFLYQPVINPANIFLAYLSGYLGMMLSPAHLCLIVTNSYFRSDLLAVYKLLVGPAAVLGLAGYLLYLSGWPALF
- a CDS encoding DUF2064 domain-containing protein → MTAKKKTEAVVAVCIQEPLEDGSQMDLGSIAGDELKFLHQAFITDTITSVLGINGTDVRLYAIDVSERKRFVQIVTDYLASKLSGKKMENYKTRFKKFEQTHERWGIRLQAVFDDCFKAGYGQVLVVGSRTPTVTTRMIKTALKMLKESDAVFGPTPEGRYYMIGMSGSPRIDFARFDWKSPSIYNEVARAFDGRKLTWSELEIWYAVESPDDLELMARDINQYRFEGDESTARETEIVMERLLNKLEL
- a CDS encoding creatininase family protein yields the protein MERHLHKLNWLTVRDLVPDKVDTVIFPVGTVEAHGTACLGTDNLIPETIADGIARRLNALIAPTVNYGVTRSLYRYNGSCTVKPSTLQLYVREVLDSFSDIGFRHVILMNGHGGNNDALKTVAHDFHRERACNIAVIHWWELCADMTREFFGHRGGHAGTDESAMVQAVDPDLIDRDAYDPDLAWYFRDGADVYPVPGTILLYKEGEGYPEFDVPKARAYREEVIEHVGQFAEMVVTRWRKYIP
- a CDS encoding cytochrome c biogenesis protein CcdA; amino-acid sequence: MFDQPTVEVPAAVLAGFLSFLSPCVLPLIPGYLSFISGLSIEELSAKGKAASHLGRLVVNTLFFVLGFSLVFITLGAFAGGIGGWLRQNLSLFNKIAGALVFVFGLHVAGVLRIRALNYEKRFNLGAAKKRGVIGSAVIGIAFAFGWTPCIGPILGSILTLAAQQNSSSQGLMLLVFYSAGLGVPFILTALLFNYLIGAFGFVKRHFRAVEIISGGLLMAVGVAIFFNWLQRLSGLLLDLFPSLGEIG
- a CDS encoding zf-HC2 domain-containing protein, with the translated sequence MRCRKVRSFLSAYCNDELTGRKRLAVREHLSTCCDCRREEAFYRSMRAAAGELAGLSVSSDFNTQLLNRIARERFGETRTRAYVPRRAPVVRWSRTVPVLAIVPVLVLAAAYWLAGGLTTGPVEVGPSPYVVGDDYLTVQPANNPNLTGALKKDWSLDKQLRWTDRMARISNSITERTGFGNLHLAGSLGDRAGDLGPGIPYVTTYYRVQPIIRVYQSSHRTSVQEDEEVY